From the genome of Muricauda sp. SCSIO 64092, one region includes:
- a CDS encoding DUF1905 domain-containing protein — translation MDGKINYTFVTKMWQHAPPGGWYFVSLPKDMSKEIREHLKWQEEGWGRMKAIAQIGELQWDTAIWFDTKMETYLLPIKAEIRTKSNLEIDREFEMAIWV, via the coding sequence ATGGACGGCAAGATCAACTACACCTTTGTAACCAAAATGTGGCAACACGCTCCGCCAGGAGGTTGGTATTTTGTCTCCCTCCCTAAAGATATGTCCAAAGAAATCCGGGAGCATTTGAAATGGCAGGAAGAAGGTTGGGGAAGAATGAAGGCGATTGCACAAATCGGGGAGCTCCAATGGGACACTGCCATTTGGTTCGATACCAAAATGGAAACCTATTTACTGCCCATTAAGGCCGAAATTAGAACAAAATCGAATCTTGAAATCGACAGGGAATTTGAAATGGCCATTTGGGTCTAA
- a CDS encoding Crp/Fnr family transcriptional regulator translates to MKEIKVKKGEILQRSGELHTKVYHVKSGLLRSYSIDKNGRENIFMFAPENWVIADTNDPKIPSVLFIDALEDSIVTVLPKDLEREKENIAALTKRLHVLQNRILMLISSNAIERYEHFVHTYPSIVQRVPQRMIASYLGVTPETLSAAKNKRHKNRNT, encoded by the coding sequence TTGAAGGAAATAAAGGTCAAAAAAGGGGAGATTCTACAACGCAGTGGTGAGTTGCATACCAAGGTTTACCACGTTAAATCCGGTTTGCTCCGAAGCTATTCCATTGATAAAAATGGTAGGGAAAACATTTTCATGTTCGCGCCAGAAAATTGGGTCATTGCGGACACCAACGATCCCAAAATTCCATCGGTTTTATTTATTGATGCCCTCGAAGACTCCATCGTCACCGTTTTACCCAAAGATTTGGAAAGGGAAAAGGAAAATATCGCAGCGTTGACCAAAAGACTCCATGTGCTTCAAAATAGGATCCTAATGCTCATCAGTTCAAATGCAATTGAACGGTATGAACATTTTGTACATACCTACCCCAGTATCGTCCAACGAGTGCCCCAACGGATGATCGCCTCATATCTTGGTGTCACCCCGGAAACATTAAGCGCCGCAAAAAACAAACGACATAAGAATAGAAATACCTAA
- a CDS encoding choice-of-anchor D domain-containing protein, whose amino-acid sequence MKKIYLPIVFITLQFAINSCKEDEEVQETITTDISVTSSESLIFWLDNDDLTQKLNDALTFNYGNALESEVEKIITFNADSTQVVATIGFKQDFQNKYYDSNTSNNLRTIELQQITEGTGLLEYPSNYNTFPSAQFPTTGVLDPEFELDMPPSRNQGSQGSCTAWAVGYGMQSFFRKNEFNLNYETNGNLNFNSVCSPSYIYNQIKVSDCFSGSHISHALDLLLDEGVCSLLDMNYYVNDCDLMPNQQQINSAQQNKITEWNTVYINTQQIKLALSNNHPVVIAAHLYEGFFKPSNINDQDVWNVVSGNSNGYHAMVIYGWNDSLNSFNVLNSWGSDFGNDGSIWIDYDLFDGVVIDQAYIAFNEQSQGNSIISLSGDINFENVQINTSSTQTLTILNTGNESFNITEITSSNSVFSIVNGQSTTIQPDGYINVQIQFTPTQEQTYNGVITVDSTADNANGSNSSIQVTGTGVNSSSSTISISGDLNFPDTEIGATSQQTLTISNTGNESFNITEITSSNSAFSIVNGQSTTIQPDGYINVQIQFTPTQEQTYNGVITVDSTADNANGSNSSIQVTGTGVNYSSSTISISGDLNFPDTEIGATSQQTLTISNTGNESFNITEITSSNSVFSIVNGQSTTIQPDGYINVQIQFTPTQEQTYNGVITVDSTADNANGSNSSIQVTGTGVNYSSSTISISGDLNFPDTEIGTTSQRTFTVSNTGDQIFNVSSISFPSGVYSTNWNSGNINAGSSQNVIVTFQPTNVQSYSGTVTVNHNADGGNGTLSINGNGINNNTGQPNLRFYDFDIQNDNNNNGIIEAGEDIDFDIRLENYGNATATNIEAIISTTDPDITISDNDRTYDDMPQGDLEWNSGSFDFQVSSSHPTSTVVFSIQINSSEGTWNDTFTINVQGSNNGDPQVDVGNSTPRDNCSDTDFSDDYKLHLNTIYYKQNWNINNIISYGSDGNRGMWYRFETTNYGSYTIVVGFNANADAGFQLFSSCTSSRPIVTVNSSSSNTEGAEIILNGNTEYFIRFYDINDSNPVTFAIIIRK is encoded by the coding sequence GTGAAAAAAATTTACTTACCAATCGTATTCATTACCCTACAATTTGCAATAAATAGTTGTAAAGAAGACGAGGAAGTACAAGAAACTATTACCACAGATATATCAGTCACTTCATCAGAAAGTTTGATTTTTTGGTTAGATAATGATGATTTAACACAAAAATTAAACGATGCTTTAACTTTTAATTATGGAAATGCATTGGAAAGTGAGGTTGAAAAAATTATAACCTTTAACGCTGACTCAACACAAGTAGTGGCGACAATCGGTTTTAAACAAGATTTTCAGAACAAATACTACGACTCAAATACTTCAAACAATTTAAGGACAATAGAACTTCAACAAATAACAGAAGGAACCGGTTTATTGGAGTATCCTTCAAATTATAATACTTTTCCTTCGGCACAATTCCCAACCACTGGGGTTTTAGATCCTGAATTTGAACTTGATATGCCACCTAGTAGAAATCAAGGTTCTCAAGGATCTTGCACTGCTTGGGCGGTGGGCTATGGTATGCAAAGTTTTTTTAGAAAAAATGAATTTAATCTTAATTACGAAACAAATGGCAATCTCAACTTCAATTCAGTATGTAGTCCGTCATATATTTATAATCAAATAAAAGTTAGTGATTGTTTCTCGGGTTCACACATATCACACGCACTAGATTTGTTGTTGGATGAAGGGGTTTGTAGTTTATTGGATATGAACTATTATGTTAATGATTGTGATTTAATGCCCAATCAACAACAAATCAATAGTGCTCAACAAAATAAAATTACTGAATGGAATACAGTATATATTAATACACAACAAATTAAGCTTGCCTTATCAAATAATCATCCAGTAGTAATTGCTGCTCATTTATATGAAGGTTTTTTTAAACCTAGTAATATTAATGATCAAGATGTTTGGAATGTTGTGTCAGGTAATTCCAATGGATATCACGCAATGGTTATCTATGGTTGGAACGATTCATTAAACTCATTCAACGTATTAAATTCTTGGGGCAGTGATTTTGGTAATGACGGTTCAATTTGGATAGATTATGATTTGTTTGATGGTGTGGTGATTGACCAAGCTTACATTGCTTTCAATGAACAATCCCAAGGAAATAGCATTATTAGTTTGAGTGGTGATATTAATTTTGAAAATGTGCAAATAAATACTTCAAGCACTCAAACTTTAACTATTTTAAATACCGGAAATGAAAGTTTTAATATTACGGAAATTACTTCTTCAAATAGTGTCTTTTCAATAGTAAATGGACAGAGTACAACAATCCAACCGGATGGTTATATTAATGTTCAAATCCAATTTACTCCCACACAAGAACAGACCTATAATGGAGTCATTACGGTAGATAGCACTGCAGATAATGCCAACGGTTCAAATAGTTCAATCCAGGTTACGGGTACTGGTGTAAATTCTTCTTCTTCCACTATTTCAATTAGTGGTGACCTGAATTTTCCCGACACAGAAATTGGCGCAACAAGCCAACAAACTCTAACAATATCAAATACCGGAAATGAAAGTTTTAATATTACGGAAATTACTTCTTCAAATAGTGCCTTTTCAATAGTAAATGGACAGAGTACAACAATCCAACCGGATGGTTATATTAATGTTCAAATCCAATTCACTCCCACACAAGAACAGACCTATAATGGAGTCATTACGGTAGATAGCACTGCAGATAATGCCAACGGTTCAAATAGTTCAATCCAGGTCACGGGTACTGGTGTAAATTATTCTTCTTCCACTATTTCAATTAGTGGTGACCTGAATTTTCCCGACACAGAAATTGGCGCAACAAGCCAACAAACTCTAACAATATCAAATACCGGAAATGAAAGTTTTAATATTACGGAAATTACTTCTTCAAATAGTGTCTTTTCAATAGTAAATGGACAGAGTACAACAATCCAACCGGATGGTTATATTAATGTTCAAATCCAATTTACTCCCACACAAGAACAGACCTATAATGGAGTCATTACGGTAGATAGCACTGCAGATAATGCCAACGGTTCAAATAGTTCAATCCAGGTCACGGGCACCGGTGTAAATTATTCTTCTTCCACTATTTCAATTAGTGGTGACCTGAATTTTCCCGACACAGAAATTGGCACAACAAGCCAACGAACATTTACTGTATCAAATACTGGGGATCAAATCTTTAATGTTTCCAGTATTAGCTTTCCAAGTGGAGTTTATTCAACAAATTGGAATTCAGGAAATATAAATGCCGGAAGTTCGCAAAATGTTATAGTTACATTCCAACCAACCAACGTACAATCTTATAGTGGTACTGTTACGGTAAACCATAATGCAGATGGTGGAAATGGCACACTTTCAATTAATGGAAATGGAATAAATAATAATACTGGACAACCGAATTTAAGATTTTATGACTTTGACATACAGAATGATAACAACAATAATGGAATTATAGAAGCTGGTGAGGACATTGATTTTGATATTAGACTTGAAAATTACGGTAATGCTACGGCAACAAATATCGAGGCCATAATATCTACAACGGATCCAGATATTACAATCTCTGATAATGATAGAACATATGACGATATGCCACAAGGAGATTTGGAGTGGAATTCAGGTTCATTTGACTTTCAGGTTTCATCTTCCCACCCAACATCAACGGTTGTCTTCAGTATTCAAATAAACTCCAGTGAGGGCACATGGAATGATACGTTTACGATAAATGTTCAAGGTTCAAATAATGGAGACCCACAAGTGGATGTTGGAAATAGTACCCCTCGGGATAATTGTTCAGATACAGATTTTTCAGATGACTATAAATTGCATTTAAACACTATTTATTATAAACAAAACTGGAATATTAATAATATTATAAGTTACGGTTCTGATGGTAATAGGGGAATGTGGTATCGTTTTGAAACTACAAATTATGGTTCATATACCATTGTAGTTGGTTTTAATGCTAATGCAGATGCAGGTTTCCAATTATTTTCCTCTTGCACCTCATCTCGTCCAATAGTAACCGTTAACAGTTCTAGTAGCAATACGGAAGGAGCTGAGATCATTTTAAATGGAAATACTGAATATTTTATACGATTTTATGACATTAACGATAGTAATCCGGTGACTTTTGCAATAATAATTAGAAAGTAA
- a CDS encoding helix-turn-helix domain-containing protein, producing the protein MRYSDPEVFYKKLGNKIRELRKERKWSQSDLGYKSELDKSAIQRIERGVDNSTIRTLIKIANGFDIEFKGLFDFPKDDLEK; encoded by the coding sequence ATGAGATATTCGGATCCTGAAGTCTTTTATAAAAAATTAGGAAATAAAATACGTGAACTCAGAAAAGAACGGAAATGGTCACAAAGTGATTTGGGCTATAAATCTGAACTTGATAAGTCTGCTATACAGCGAATAGAAAGGGGTGTTGACAATAGTACCATTAGAACCCTAATAAAAATAGCCAATGGTTTTGATATCGAATTCAAAGGCTTGTTTGATTTCCCAAAAGACGATCTGGAGAAATAA
- a CDS encoding helix-turn-helix domain-containing protein, translated as MEIKSWKDIKDTVYGKKGTERRDELERDFESFKIGLLLREAREEKNLTQEQLGELIDKKRTYISRVENNGSNLTLKTLFDIVEKGLGGKVNISIEL; from the coding sequence ATGGAAATTAAAAGCTGGAAAGACATCAAAGACACCGTTTATGGTAAAAAAGGAACGGAACGCAGAGATGAACTCGAAAGGGACTTCGAATCTTTTAAAATTGGTTTGCTGTTGCGAGAGGCACGGGAAGAAAAAAACCTGACCCAAGAGCAACTTGGCGAATTGATCGACAAAAAACGGACTTACATTTCGCGCGTAGAAAATAACGGTAGCAATCTGACTTTAAAAACGCTGTTCGACATCGTGGAAAAAGGACTTGGTGGAAAGGTCAATATTTCCATTGAGTTGTGA
- a CDS encoding type II toxin-antitoxin system RelE/ParE family toxin — translation MEKVREVIQYKHYFEEFLLTQPKKVQDKIFKVIEIIELYQSVPTKYLAPIKGYRGLYEARIKLGSNIWRVFCFFDEGKLVVLLNGFTKKSQKTPERQIKKAMRLMKEYFEEKNKRNGN, via the coding sequence ATGGAAAAGGTCAGAGAGGTAATCCAATACAAGCATTATTTCGAGGAGTTTTTGCTCACTCAACCAAAAAAAGTCCAGGACAAAATCTTTAAGGTCATTGAGATTATCGAGCTCTACCAAAGTGTGCCTACTAAGTATCTTGCGCCGATAAAAGGCTACAGGGGACTTTATGAAGCTCGAATTAAACTAGGAAGTAACATCTGGCGGGTTTTTTGCTTTTTTGATGAGGGCAAGCTCGTTGTGCTTTTGAACGGATTTACCAAGAAATCGCAAAAGACACCGGAACGGCAAATAAAAAAGGCTATGCGACTGATGAAAGAATATTTTGAAGAAAAAAACAAACGTAATGGAAATTAA
- a CDS encoding AGE family epimerase/isomerase — translation MANQPPGAFKESLQNELANILGYWQEHTVDNTNGGFYGRIDHQNTVDATYPKGIILNTRILWTFARANNFYQDDRYARECDRAFDYLWTLFRDVTHGGVFWEVDFLGEPTNKRKQLYAQAFCIYALSEYYKYAKKGEALQWAMELYQHIEEKAYDEAFGGYYEAFGEQWEPIEDVRLSEKDENSPKTTNTHLHILEAYTTLYEITQNTAVKKSLERLLQLFQDKLFDGEGHLQLFFSRDWAVQSTEISFGHDIEAVWLLIHAARTSGTKESGTRFEELGIAVTNTFLEKALDNDFGVLNAQDRMTQKVDTDRHWWPQIEAMVGLIYIWKITGEVTYLDHAIKIWGFIQNHIIDHTHGEWFFRVDAHGHPYTEENKVGPWKCPYHNGRGLMEILKLL, via the coding sequence ATGGCCAATCAACCACCCGGCGCTTTTAAGGAAAGCCTGCAAAACGAACTCGCCAACATTCTTGGGTATTGGCAGGAACATACCGTGGACAACACCAATGGCGGTTTTTATGGACGAATTGACCACCAAAATACCGTGGATGCCACCTATCCCAAGGGGATTATCCTAAACACCCGAATCCTATGGACATTCGCACGTGCGAACAATTTCTACCAGGATGACAGGTATGCCAGGGAGTGCGACCGCGCATTTGACTATTTATGGACCCTCTTTAGGGATGTCACCCATGGCGGGGTTTTTTGGGAGGTTGATTTTTTGGGAGAACCTACCAACAAACGAAAACAGCTCTACGCCCAGGCCTTTTGCATTTATGCGCTATCCGAATATTACAAATACGCGAAGAAAGGGGAAGCGCTTCAATGGGCCATGGAGCTATATCAACATATTGAGGAAAAGGCCTATGACGAAGCATTTGGGGGCTATTATGAGGCTTTCGGCGAACAATGGGAACCCATTGAAGATGTACGCCTGAGTGAAAAGGACGAAAATTCCCCCAAAACCACGAACACCCATTTGCATATTCTGGAAGCCTATACCACCCTTTATGAAATCACCCAAAATACGGCGGTCAAAAAATCCCTGGAACGATTACTACAACTGTTTCAGGACAAATTGTTTGATGGGGAGGGGCATTTACAATTGTTTTTCTCCAGGGACTGGGCGGTACAATCCACCGAAATTTCCTTTGGCCATGATATTGAGGCGGTTTGGTTGCTCATCCATGCCGCTCGGACAAGCGGAACCAAGGAATCCGGGACACGCTTTGAAGAACTGGGCATAGCTGTTACCAACACCTTTTTGGAAAAGGCTTTGGATAATGATTTTGGGGTGTTGAACGCACAGGATCGTATGACGCAGAAGGTGGATACGGATCGCCATTGGTGGCCACAGATTGAAGCCATGGTGGGACTCATCTATATTTGGAAGATTACAGGGGAGGTCACCTACCTTGACCATGCCATAAAGATTTGGGGCTTTATCCAAAACCATATCATTGACCATACGCATGGCGAATGGTTTTTTAGGGTGGATGCCCATGGCCACCCCTATACCGAAGAAAATAAGGTCGGTCCTTGGAAATGCCCTTATCATAACGGTCGGGGACTGATGGAAATCCTGAAGCTGCTGTAG